A single region of the Leptodactylus fuscus isolate aLepFus1 chromosome 5, aLepFus1.hap2, whole genome shotgun sequence genome encodes:
- the NEUROG1 gene encoding neurogenin-1 — protein sequence MDRPYSDYDTSSRMSFSPSEDEDSCSLQPPSPYSNGDLTSPEKCEEEKKKRRGRSRVKNEAILHTIKKTRRVKANDRERNRMHNLNSALDELRSILPCFPDDTKLTKIETLRLAHNYIWALSETLRLADQTKDKSQVELVQAGYRSPAAPPSPGSDAGSWMSTGSPSSSSSFSACTSNPSSPAMSEDCYYGQTEKLFSLHSLPQNFLQHSACFVQYQ from the coding sequence ATGGACAGACCCTACTCTGACTATGACACCTCCAGCAGGATGTCCTTCTCCCCCTCAGAAGATGAAGACTCCTGCAGCCTCCAGCCCCCCTCTCCCTACTCCAATGGAGACCTCACATCTCCAGAAAAGTGTgaggaagagaaaaagaaaagaaggggCAGAAGCAGGGTGAAAAATGAAGCCATCCTGCACACCATTAAGAAGACCAGACGAGTGAAAGCCAATGACAGGGAGAGGAACAGAATGCAcaatctgaactcagccttagatgaACTCAGGAGCATTTTGCCCTGCTTCCCAGATGACACAAAACTAACCAAGATAGAAACTCTAAGGCTGGCTCACAACTACATCTGGGCTCTATCTGAAACCTTGAGATTAGCTGACCAGACCAAAGACAAGTCCCAAGTAGAACTGGTCCAAGCGGGATACAGGAGTCCTGCAGCTCCTCCGAGCCCTGGCAGTGATGCTGGATCATGGATGTCCACAGGTTCTCCATCATCATCTTCCTCCTTCTCAGCCTGCACCTCTAATCCAAGTAGCCCAGCCATGTCTGAAGACTGTTACTATGGGCAGACAGAAAAACTTTTCTCCCTCCACAGCCTTCCCCAGAACTTTCTGCAGCATTCTGCCTGCTTTGTGCAGTATCAGTAG